A section of the Anaeromusa acidaminophila DSM 3853 genome encodes:
- a CDS encoding aspartate-semialdehyde dehydrogenase codes for MKKYNVAILGATGAVGQEFLRLIEERNFPFAELKLLASKRSAGKQIDFMGKTYTVEEATPESFEGVQIALFAGGSISKTLAPEAVKRGAVVIDNSSAFRMDPEVPLVVPEVNPQAISAHKGIIANPNCSTIIMVMALKPIYDLAKIKRIVVSTYQAVSGAGKEAIDELNDQVKASLEGREMVANILPSASLDKHYPIAFNLIPHIDVFVEDDYTKEEMKMVHETHKILGDYTIGISPTTVRVPVYRSHSESINLEFEGPVSVEEVRQALAAFPGVIVQDDPANMEYPMPLYTSNENDVRVGRIRPDRSVEHGLNLWVVGDQIRKGAALNALQIAEYMVAKDMF; via the coding sequence GTGAAAAAGTACAATGTGGCTATTTTGGGAGCTACCGGAGCGGTCGGACAGGAATTCCTACGGTTGATAGAGGAGCGGAATTTTCCTTTTGCAGAATTAAAGCTGTTGGCTTCTAAACGGTCGGCAGGAAAGCAAATTGACTTTATGGGCAAGACTTACACCGTAGAAGAAGCTACGCCGGAATCCTTTGAAGGCGTGCAAATTGCATTGTTTGCAGGCGGTTCTATCAGCAAGACGCTGGCGCCGGAAGCGGTCAAGCGCGGCGCGGTTGTCATTGACAACTCCAGTGCGTTCCGCATGGATCCGGAAGTGCCTTTGGTGGTGCCGGAAGTAAACCCGCAAGCAATTAGCGCCCACAAAGGCATTATCGCCAATCCGAATTGCTCGACGATTATTATGGTTATGGCGCTCAAACCAATTTATGATTTGGCGAAGATCAAACGCATTGTGGTTTCCACGTATCAAGCGGTGTCCGGGGCGGGCAAAGAAGCCATTGATGAACTGAACGATCAGGTGAAAGCTAGCTTGGAAGGCCGCGAGATGGTAGCGAATATTCTTCCCAGCGCCAGCCTTGATAAGCATTATCCCATTGCCTTCAACTTGATTCCGCATATTGACGTGTTTGTGGAAGACGACTACACCAAAGAAGAAATGAAAATGGTCCATGAAACTCATAAAATTTTAGGGGACTACACCATTGGCATTTCGCCTACAACGGTGCGCGTGCCTGTATATCGCAGTCATTCTGAATCGATTAATTTGGAATTTGAAGGGCCTGTATCGGTCGAAGAAGTGCGCCAGGCGCTGGCGGCATTCCCTGGCGTAATTGTGCAGGATGATCCGGCAAATATGGAATACCCGATGCCTTTATACACCTCCAATGAAAATGATGTACGCGTTGGGCGTATTCGTCCGGACCGTTCGGTGGAGCACGGCCTTAATCTTTGGGTTGTTGGAGATCAGATTCGCAAAGGCGCCGCTTTAAATGCGCTGCAAATTGCCGAATATATGGTCGCCAAAGATATGTTTTAA
- the dut gene encoding dUTP diphosphatase, translating to MRNRGFEVVSSYENEGILLPQRKTPGSAGYDLAAAATTVIAPGEVVLVPTGLKAYMAGGEYLGLHIRSGLATKQKLCLVNGQGIVDADYYNNPDNEGHILLALLNLGTTEAVLQKGERVAQGIFYNYLLCDDDQAAMQTRQGGFGSTGEK from the coding sequence GTGAGAAACCGAGGTTTTGAAGTAGTTTCTTCTTATGAAAATGAGGGGATTCTTTTGCCACAGCGCAAAACACCGGGAAGCGCTGGTTATGATTTGGCTGCCGCAGCGACTACAGTCATTGCGCCCGGAGAAGTAGTCTTAGTACCGACAGGTTTAAAGGCGTACATGGCCGGTGGCGAGTATTTGGGGCTGCATATACGTTCGGGTCTAGCGACAAAACAAAAACTTTGTCTTGTAAATGGACAAGGAATTGTCGATGCAGACTATTATAACAATCCAGACAATGAAGGTCATATTTTACTGGCATTGTTGAATCTAGGAACGACCGAAGCCGTTTTGCAAAAAGGAGAACGGGTAGCGCAGGGCATTTTTTACAACTATCTTCTTTGTGATGACGACCAAGCGGCGATGCAGACACGCCAGGGCGGATTCGGAAGTACCGGAGAAAAATAG
- the rbfA gene encoding 30S ribosome-binding factor RbfA, whose amino-acid sequence MGQLRIDKVQEFIKQEVSQIIQKDIKDPRVGFVTVTDVEMTKDLRHAKIFLSLMGSDEQKKATWEALNRALGFMRSEIGKRIRLRCTPELSLHLDKSLDYSNHIQKLLLQLEKDGTDKGDASS is encoded by the coding sequence ATGGGGCAATTGCGAATTGATAAGGTTCAAGAATTTATTAAACAGGAAGTTAGTCAAATCATTCAAAAAGACATAAAAGATCCGCGCGTTGGCTTTGTGACGGTTACCGATGTTGAAATGACAAAGGATTTGCGACATGCAAAAATCTTTTTGAGTTTAATGGGCAGCGATGAACAGAAAAAAGCTACTTGGGAAGCGTTGAACCGGGCGCTGGGTTTTATGCGCAGCGAAATCGGCAAACGTATCCGCTTGCGTTGTACGCCGGAACTGTCTTTGCATTTGGATAAATCGCTAGATTATAGCAATCACATTCAAAAACTGCTGTTACAGCTGGAAAAAGACGGTACGGACAAAGGGGATGCTTCCTCGTGA
- a CDS encoding M16 family metallopeptidase: MYQKTVLKNGIRVVTEQLPHLRSASMGVWIASGSRNEPVTLAGASHFLEHLIFKGTEKLSAKEIAEKVDAVGGQLNAYTGKEHTCFHMKVLDTHLPLAFSILGEMLLRPKLAQEDVKKEREVILEEVSMYEDAPDELAHDLHIEQTWKDHPLGHNILGTRETLGFMRAGRLRTYYEEQYTPERMVIAAAGNVEHQAVVALAQEYFGDLQRPAKVQEKVPPVFCRHTCLKEKEGEQLHVFLSFPGISYRHPDLYCQHLLSQVLGGGVSSRLFQRIREEKGLAYSVYSSGSSYSDTGLLSIYASTRPANLAEVWHLTKDIVQEMAQKGLNEIELQRAKEQLKGAIFLGLESSGSRMSRLGRLEISLGRHVPLEEVLTKIEAVTVEKMKENAAAWLDWRQSSLMVLGPLQGIEDTAFLYADRSGEEMT, translated from the coding sequence ATGTATCAAAAGACAGTATTAAAGAACGGCATTCGCGTGGTAACGGAGCAGTTGCCGCATTTGCGTTCAGCCAGTATGGGGGTTTGGATTGCCTCTGGTTCGCGCAATGAGCCGGTGACTTTGGCGGGAGCTTCGCATTTTTTGGAGCACCTTATATTTAAAGGAACAGAAAAACTTTCGGCTAAGGAAATAGCCGAAAAAGTGGATGCTGTAGGCGGTCAATTGAATGCGTATACAGGGAAAGAACACACTTGTTTTCACATGAAGGTATTAGATACTCATCTTCCCTTGGCGTTTTCTATTTTAGGAGAGATGCTGCTGCGACCCAAACTGGCCCAGGAAGATGTGAAAAAAGAGCGGGAAGTCATTTTGGAAGAAGTAAGCATGTATGAAGACGCTCCGGATGAATTGGCGCATGACTTGCATATTGAGCAAACCTGGAAAGATCATCCGTTGGGACACAATATTTTAGGTACGCGGGAAACGTTGGGATTCATGCGGGCCGGGAGATTGCGAACTTACTATGAAGAGCAGTATACGCCGGAACGAATGGTCATTGCAGCGGCTGGAAATGTAGAGCATCAAGCGGTGGTGGCATTGGCGCAGGAATATTTTGGCGATTTGCAGCGTCCTGCTAAAGTCCAGGAAAAAGTGCCGCCTGTTTTTTGTCGTCATACTTGTTTGAAGGAAAAAGAAGGAGAGCAGCTGCATGTGTTTTTGAGCTTTCCTGGCATTTCCTATCGGCATCCCGATTTATATTGCCAGCATCTATTGAGCCAGGTGTTGGGAGGCGGTGTCAGTTCCCGCTTGTTTCAACGCATTCGGGAGGAAAAAGGCTTGGCTTATTCGGTTTATTCTTCCGGCAGTAGCTACAGTGATACAGGCTTGTTGAGTATATACGCCAGTACGCGACCAGCCAACTTAGCCGAGGTTTGGCATTTGACTAAAGATATTGTGCAGGAGATGGCGCAAAAAGGCTTAAACGAGATTGAATTGCAACGTGCTAAAGAGCAGTTGAAAGGCGCTATTTTTCTTGGGTTGGAAAGCTCTGGCAGTCGTATGTCACGCTTGGGACGTCTGGAGATTTCATTGGGACGGCATGTGCCGCTTGAGGAAGTGCTGACAAAGATCGAAGCGGTTACTGTGGAAAAAATGAAAGAAAATGCCGCGGCTTGGCTGGATTGGCGTCAGTCCAGCTTGATGGTGCTTGGACCGCTGCAGGGAATTGAGGATACAGCATTTCTCTATGCGGATCGGAGTGGGGAGGAAATGACGTGA
- a CDS encoding bifunctional riboflavin kinase/FAD synthetase, with translation MGLQTLHELEGLTAPYAHVVVALGTFDGVHRGHQALVTTAVKLAKEKNGTAVVFTFANHPLSIVDPRRCPPQLGTLQQKERWMQELGVDVLILLPFTKKLLRQSPDEFVELLIRKLQPEAIVVGPNYSFGHRGQGDPTMLRQAGEEHGFAVHIHPEVTEDGEMISSTAIRQCILEGRMEEARLLLGRPFSLEGPVVHGEKRGRLLGFPTANLQLPTLLAVPENGVYAVKVCVEGKYYAGVANVGTNPTFAEVERRLEVFLLQFNGDLYGEKLEVEFLGRLRGEQRFDGAEKLIAQIKRDIENATAFFAAEKL, from the coding sequence ATGGGTTTGCAGACATTACATGAGCTAGAGGGCCTAACGGCGCCATACGCCCATGTCGTGGTCGCCCTAGGCACTTTTGACGGCGTGCATCGTGGACATCAGGCATTGGTGACAACGGCGGTAAAGCTGGCGAAAGAAAAAAACGGCACAGCTGTGGTTTTTACTTTTGCCAACCATCCCTTGTCTATTGTAGATCCGCGCCGTTGTCCGCCCCAACTGGGGACACTGCAACAAAAAGAACGGTGGATGCAGGAACTAGGAGTAGACGTCCTGATTTTGCTTCCTTTTACCAAAAAGCTGTTGAGACAGTCGCCAGATGAGTTTGTTGAACTGCTTATACGGAAATTGCAACCGGAAGCTATTGTGGTAGGGCCGAATTATTCTTTTGGTCACCGAGGTCAGGGCGATCCGACGATGTTGCGCCAAGCGGGAGAAGAACATGGCTTTGCTGTACACATTCACCCTGAGGTTACGGAAGACGGTGAAATGATCAGTAGTACCGCTATACGCCAGTGTATTTTAGAAGGACGTATGGAGGAGGCTCGTCTTTTATTGGGACGACCATTTTCTTTAGAAGGTCCTGTCGTTCATGGAGAAAAACGCGGACGTTTGCTTGGGTTCCCTACGGCCAATCTGCAGTTGCCAACATTGCTTGCTGTGCCGGAAAATGGTGTTTATGCTGTTAAAGTATGTGTAGAAGGTAAGTATTACGCTGGTGTAGCTAACGTGGGTACGAATCCTACTTTTGCAGAAGTGGAACGCCGGTTGGAAGTTTTTTTGCTGCAATTTAATGGTGACTTGTATGGAGAGAAACTGGAAGTGGAATTTCTTGGCCGCTTGCGGGGCGAACAGCGCTTTGATGGAGCGGAAAAGTTAATTGCTCAAATTAAGCGGGACATCGAGAATGCAACGGCTTTTTTCGCTGCTGAGAAACTTTAA
- a CDS encoding DHH family phosphoesterase, with product MKRLTLKETAQRLLAAQNPVLTAHVHPDGDSLGSLLGLAELLQTLGKQPQIWLDDDVPPAYRFLPGWEKIQRLPEHSVRLTGDLLVVLDASDKGRIGRVGEYLEAPLLNIDHHVSNMEYADELYLDVKAAATGEIITQLAGELQCKLSASAAAALYVAIATDCGFFRYANTTPQTLCMAALLVEAGAKPAEISEALETRPYAEVVALREVLATLEVTAAGRVAYITVTPEVAARIDSTEGFINYPRTLDGVEVAVLFKFQDDQHARVSLRSKGTDVSQVALAFGGGGHTRAAGCSIEGDSPEDMRRKVLTEVKKMLGTDGM from the coding sequence GTGAAACGGCTGACGCTGAAAGAAACAGCGCAAAGACTGTTAGCAGCTCAAAATCCGGTGCTGACCGCCCATGTTCACCCTGATGGTGACAGCTTAGGATCCTTGCTGGGATTAGCGGAATTATTACAGACCCTAGGAAAACAACCGCAAATTTGGTTGGATGATGACGTGCCGCCGGCTTATCGTTTCTTGCCTGGTTGGGAAAAAATTCAACGCTTGCCAGAGCATTCCGTGCGTTTGACTGGAGACTTGCTGGTGGTTCTTGACGCCAGTGACAAAGGACGTATTGGGCGCGTCGGCGAGTATCTGGAAGCTCCGCTGCTAAATATTGATCATCATGTTTCCAATATGGAATATGCTGACGAATTGTATTTGGATGTCAAAGCGGCTGCTACGGGAGAAATTATTACGCAGCTGGCGGGAGAGCTTCAATGTAAGCTGTCTGCGTCAGCTGCAGCAGCGCTATATGTGGCGATAGCCACTGATTGCGGCTTTTTCCGCTATGCCAACACGACGCCGCAAACGCTGTGCATGGCGGCGCTTTTGGTGGAAGCAGGCGCGAAACCTGCCGAAATTTCGGAAGCCCTGGAAACCAGGCCTTACGCCGAAGTAGTTGCTTTGCGCGAAGTACTGGCTACTTTGGAAGTAACGGCGGCAGGACGCGTGGCTTATATCACCGTTACGCCAGAGGTAGCGGCGCGTATTGATAGTACGGAAGGTTTTATCAATTATCCTCGGACGCTAGACGGCGTTGAGGTTGCCGTACTCTTTAAATTCCAAGACGATCAGCATGCTCGGGTTAGTCTGCGTTCCAAGGGGACTGACGTTAGTCAAGTGGCGTTAGCCTTCGGCGGCGGCGGGCATACTCGGGCGGCTGGTTGCAGCATAGAAGGCGATTCACCAGAAGATATGCGGCGAAAAGTGCTGACAGAAGTAAAGAAGATGTTAGGGACGGATGGAATGTGA
- the rpsO gene encoding 30S ribosomal protein S15, giving the protein MLTNEKKQELIESFRTHEQDTGSPEVQIAILTSRIIYLTEHLKEHKKDHHSRRGLLKMVGKRRGMLNYLKNMDLDRYRTILQKLNLRK; this is encoded by the coding sequence ATGTTGACGAACGAAAAGAAACAGGAACTTATTGAATCATTCCGTACTCACGAACAGGATACCGGATCGCCGGAAGTACAAATTGCTATTTTGACTTCCCGGATCATTTACCTGACCGAGCATTTAAAAGAACACAAAAAAGATCATCATTCTCGTCGCGGCTTGCTGAAAATGGTTGGTAAGCGCAGAGGCATGCTGAATTACCTGAAAAACATGGATTTGGACCGCTACCGGACCATCCTGCAGAAACTGAATCTCAGAAAGTAA
- the dapB gene encoding 4-hydroxy-tetrahydrodipicolinate reductase: MIRVAVCGAYGKMGREVLKAVLAAEDLELVGAADPNAPAGADAGLLVGAGPIGLPVDRELTVMLRERKPEVVVEFTSPAVVMNNLRVLLQNKVCPVVGTTGLSKEDLAELTALSQEQNTPVFIAPNFAIGAVLMMKMAQSAAKYLPHVEIIEMHHDQKLDAPSGTALRTAQLIKEVRESLPQGHPNEKELIAGARGSEFDGMRIHSVRLPGYVAHQEVIFGGLGQTLSIRHDSISRESFMPGVVIACRKVQSLQGVVVGLEHILN, encoded by the coding sequence GTGATTCGAGTAGCTGTATGTGGAGCTTATGGGAAAATGGGCCGCGAGGTTTTGAAAGCGGTTTTAGCGGCGGAGGATTTAGAACTAGTGGGAGCGGCCGATCCTAATGCGCCGGCTGGTGCGGATGCCGGTCTTTTGGTTGGTGCAGGCCCTATTGGCTTGCCGGTGGATCGGGAACTGACGGTGATGCTCAGAGAGCGAAAACCAGAAGTGGTTGTGGAATTTACCAGTCCTGCAGTGGTGATGAATAATTTGCGGGTATTGCTGCAAAACAAAGTATGTCCGGTAGTGGGGACAACAGGTTTGTCGAAAGAAGATTTGGCGGAATTGACGGCCTTAAGCCAGGAACAAAATACGCCGGTCTTTATTGCGCCTAACTTTGCTATCGGCGCAGTGCTGATGATGAAAATGGCGCAATCTGCCGCTAAGTACCTGCCTCATGTGGAAATTATAGAAATGCATCATGATCAGAAATTGGACGCGCCGTCTGGTACGGCTTTGCGTACAGCACAGCTGATTAAAGAAGTTCGCGAGTCCTTGCCCCAGGGGCACCCAAATGAAAAAGAGCTCATTGCTGGAGCTAGAGGTTCTGAGTTCGATGGCATGCGCATTCACAGCGTTCGCCTTCCCGGCTATGTGGCGCATCAAGAAGTTATATTTGGCGGTTTAGGGCAGACCTTGAGCATTCGGCATGATTCAATTTCGCGTGAATCCTTTATGCCTGGCGTGGTAATTGCCTGCCGTAAGGTGCAAAGCCTACAAGGCGTAGTGGTTGGTTTGGAACATATTTTAAATTAA
- the truB gene encoding tRNA pseudouridine(55) synthase TruB, with translation MTTEGFLNVHKPVGMTSHDVVSVVRRALGVRRVGHAGTLDPGASGVLPVAAGKATRMIEYITDTDKEYEAVVEFGYETDSGDLDGQIVARSDAPAPEQETLRKACAAFEGIIDQVPPMHSALKVNGKKLCNLARQGIVVERPVRQITIHALELLAYDGVKARLRIVCSKGTYIRVLCADLAKSVGCLGVMTELCRTRVGQFRLEDAVSLDQIREMREELLQPIPRAIAHLPRLLLDEAQSRAFCLGQKQWLEPNCVTSEIVRVCERADESLLGIGRIEQQDRLWQLAPHKVLAAPQQKEQMAEEDHGFADIT, from the coding sequence GTGACTACGGAAGGATTCTTGAATGTTCACAAGCCGGTAGGAATGACCTCGCATGACGTAGTTTCCGTGGTGCGGCGAGCTTTGGGCGTACGAAGAGTTGGTCATGCCGGCACGTTGGACCCGGGAGCGTCAGGCGTCTTGCCGGTCGCCGCGGGAAAAGCGACTCGGATGATTGAATATATAACCGATACGGACAAGGAATATGAAGCGGTAGTAGAGTTTGGTTATGAGACGGACAGCGGCGATTTGGACGGCCAAATTGTGGCTAGAAGTGATGCGCCGGCGCCGGAGCAAGAGACGCTCAGGAAAGCTTGCGCTGCGTTTGAAGGCATCATTGACCAAGTTCCGCCTATGCACTCTGCGCTTAAGGTTAATGGTAAGAAGCTGTGCAATTTGGCGCGTCAAGGCATTGTTGTGGAACGGCCGGTACGGCAGATCACGATACATGCATTAGAATTATTGGCCTACGACGGCGTTAAAGCTCGTTTGCGGATTGTTTGTTCCAAAGGAACCTATATTCGAGTGCTTTGCGCTGATTTGGCTAAATCCGTCGGTTGTTTGGGAGTCATGACGGAGTTATGTCGTACGCGCGTTGGTCAATTTCGGTTGGAAGACGCAGTTTCTTTAGATCAGATTCGAGAAATGCGAGAAGAGCTGCTACAGCCTATTCCTAGAGCCATTGCGCATTTGCCTCGGCTATTATTAGATGAAGCGCAAAGCCGGGCTTTTTGTTTGGGACAAAAACAATGGCTGGAGCCGAACTGTGTGACTAGTGAAATTGTAAGAGTGTGCGAGCGAGCGGATGAAAGCTTGCTGGGAATTGGCCGCATCGAACAGCAGGACCGTTTATGGCAATTGGCGCCGCATAAAGTGTTGGCAGCGCCGCAGCAGAAAGAACAAATGGCGGAGGAGGATCATGGGTTTGCAGACATTACATGA
- a CDS encoding polyribonucleotide nucleotidyltransferase, giving the protein MHSFQTQLAGRELIIESGKMAKQAGGSVLVRYGETAVLVSATASAEPREGIDFFPLTVDFEEKLYSVGKIPGGFIKREGRPSEAAVLASRLIDRPIRPLFPDGFRNDVQVIATVLSVDQNNPPDIPAMLGASCALSISDVPFEGPIAGVRVGRKDGEFIINPTLEQQEGSDLNLTVAGTRDAVLMVEAGAQQLPEAVILDAILFGHGVIKELIAFQDKIVAEIGKTKRAVSLYQPPADIAEAVESFGVEMLRAAVTNPDKLQREEATSAAKKEIAAHFAEIYPENGKDIKNIIQKILKKIVRKMITVDKVRPDGRGLEEVRPISVEAGLLARTHGSALFTRGQTQALTITTLGALGDEQILDGLGVEESKRYMHHYNFPPYSVGETRPMRSPGRREIGHGALAERALVAVVPDETQFPYTIRLVSEILESNGSSSMASVCGSTLSLMDAGVPIQAPVSGVAMGLVKDGDHYTILTDIQGLEDALGDMDFKVAGTEKGVTAIQMDIKVDGLSEDILRDALAQARRGRMHILGKMLEVLPAPRTELSKFAPRMITMQIHPDKIRDVIGPGGKIIKKIIDETGVKIDIEDDGRVVIAAVDMEAGQRAVKIIENLTMDVEVGATYEGRVTRIMNFGAFVEILPGKEGLVHISHLARERVAKVEDVVNIGDAITVKVMEIDRQGRVNLSRRELLPPLAGGEGDAKPAGGRPHSGNSEPRR; this is encoded by the coding sequence ATGCATTCTTTTCAGACCCAATTAGCCGGACGGGAGTTAATTATCGAGTCCGGTAAAATGGCCAAGCAGGCTGGAGGGTCCGTCTTAGTGCGCTATGGCGAGACTGCCGTTTTGGTGTCGGCCACGGCATCGGCGGAACCACGGGAAGGAATTGATTTTTTTCCGTTGACCGTGGATTTTGAGGAAAAATTATACTCAGTAGGCAAAATTCCAGGCGGGTTTATTAAGCGAGAAGGACGCCCTAGCGAAGCCGCTGTTTTGGCAAGTCGCTTGATTGATCGTCCGATCCGCCCGCTGTTTCCTGACGGTTTTCGTAACGATGTCCAGGTAATTGCTACGGTGCTGTCGGTAGATCAGAACAATCCGCCGGATATTCCGGCGATGTTGGGCGCTTCTTGTGCGTTGAGCATTTCGGACGTTCCCTTTGAAGGTCCTATTGCCGGCGTGCGCGTGGGCCGCAAAGACGGTGAATTTATTATTAACCCGACCTTAGAGCAGCAGGAAGGCAGTGACTTGAACCTGACTGTTGCCGGGACTCGTGACGCTGTACTAATGGTGGAGGCTGGAGCACAGCAGCTGCCTGAGGCTGTTATTTTAGATGCGATTTTGTTCGGTCATGGCGTCATTAAAGAGCTGATTGCTTTCCAGGATAAAATTGTTGCTGAAATTGGTAAAACTAAACGCGCCGTATCCTTGTACCAACCGCCTGCAGACATTGCAGAAGCAGTGGAATCCTTTGGCGTCGAAATGCTGCGAGCAGCGGTAACTAATCCAGATAAGCTGCAGCGCGAAGAAGCAACTTCTGCGGCCAAAAAAGAAATCGCGGCTCATTTTGCCGAGATTTATCCTGAAAATGGCAAAGATATCAAAAATATCATTCAAAAAATCCTTAAGAAAATTGTTCGTAAAATGATTACGGTCGATAAAGTGCGCCCCGATGGCCGCGGTCTGGAAGAAGTGCGTCCGATCAGCGTGGAAGCCGGTCTTTTGGCCCGGACTCATGGTTCTGCTTTGTTCACGCGCGGACAAACACAGGCATTGACTATTACGACCTTAGGCGCTCTGGGGGACGAGCAGATCCTTGACGGTCTGGGCGTAGAAGAGTCCAAGCGTTATATGCATCACTACAATTTCCCGCCGTACAGCGTGGGCGAAACCCGTCCGATGCGCAGTCCTGGCCGACGTGAGATTGGACATGGCGCATTGGCTGAACGGGCGCTAGTAGCTGTTGTGCCTGATGAAACTCAATTTCCCTATACGATCCGCTTGGTTTCAGAAATCCTGGAATCCAACGGTTCCAGTTCTATGGCCAGCGTTTGCGGCAGCACTTTGTCGTTGATGGACGCAGGCGTGCCGATTCAGGCTCCTGTATCCGGGGTTGCCATGGGTCTTGTCAAGGATGGGGATCATTATACCATTCTGACGGATATTCAAGGGCTGGAAGACGCTTTGGGAGACATGGACTTTAAGGTAGCGGGTACGGAAAAAGGGGTTACCGCCATTCAGATGGATATCAAGGTTGACGGTTTGAGTGAAGATATCCTGCGGGACGCTTTGGCGCAAGCCCGTCGGGGGCGGATGCATATTTTGGGCAAAATGCTGGAAGTGTTGCCTGCGCCGCGTACGGAACTGTCGAAATTCGCACCGCGCATGATTACCATGCAGATTCATCCGGACAAGATTCGCGATGTCATTGGACCCGGCGGAAAAATCATCAAGAAAATCATTGATGAAACCGGTGTTAAAATCGATATTGAAGATGATGGCCGCGTCGTAATTGCGGCAGTGGATATGGAAGCAGGCCAACGCGCTGTGAAGATCATTGAAAACTTAACGATGGACGTGGAGGTCGGCGCTACTTACGAGGGGCGCGTTACACGGATCATGAACTTCGGCGCTTTTGTGGAAATTTTACCAGGAAAAGAAGGCCTTGTGCATATTTCGCACCTAGCTCGCGAACGCGTAGCCAAGGTGGAGGATGTAGTGAATATTGGCGATGCCATTACGGTTAAGGTAATGGAGATTGATCGTCAGGGTCGGGTCAATCTTTCCCGGCGCGAGCTTTTGCCGCCTCTGGCCGGAGGCGAAGGAGACGCCAAGCCCGCAGGCGGAAGACCTCATTCAGGAAATTCGGAACCGCGTCGCTAA